The Undibacterium cyanobacteriorum genomic sequence GGATGCAGAACGTACCTTGGTCGTGCTGAACTACAACGGCTCAGCCAGTTCAACCATCGTACGCAGCCTCCCGGCGAACGCAAAACTCACACCACTTGCGGTTGGCAGCACAGCACTGCCGCTGGCAACAAACGCCGATGGCAATGGCGTTGCTACGATCAACTTGAATGCTAAGAGTTTCGCAATCTATCAAGTCAATTAAACCAAGCTTGTGTCATGGCAATTGCGCCAGGAAGGAACCAAAGCAAATTGGCTTCCCTTCCTGGCCCCACTGGTCGTAAATTCTTCTCCCACCGAAAAAAACGCGGGAAATTGGCGAAGCTTGACATGAATAAAGTCAAGTTTCGCCAAATCTGGGATAATGCTCAGGTTTTGATTTCGCAGATCTGCGAATCTTATATTTTGCACAAGCTTACCTAGCAAGCCCAACTTAAAGAGCGACCTAGTTGCTCCTTTTTCCTGGAAAACTTATGTCTACTACCAAACACGCACATGTTTTGATTCTTGGTTCTGGCCCAGCAGGATACTCTGCCGCAGTCTACGCGGCCCGTGCCAACCTGAAACCGGTGTTGATTACCGGCGTTGAACAAGGTGGTCAATTGATGACTACAACAGATGTTGAAAACTGGCCCGCAGATCCAAACGGCGTGCAAGGCCCAGAGTTGATGCAGCGTTTCTTGCAGCACGCAGAACGATTCAACACTGAAATCATTTTCGATTACATCCATACCGCCAAGCTCACTGAAAAGCCTATCCGTTTGATCGGCGATCAAGGCGAATACACTTGCGATTCTTTGATTATCGCGACTGGTGCATCGGCGCAATACCTCGGCTTACCATCGGAAGAAGCTTTCATGGGCAAAGGCGTATCGGCTTGCGCAACCTGCGATGGTTTCTTCTACCGCGGCAAAGAAGTCGCCGTGGTCGGCGGTGGTAATACGGCCGTTGAAGAAGCCCTGTATTTGTCCAATATCGCCAGCAAAGTGACCGTCATCCATCGTCGCGACAAGTTCCGTGCTGAAGCGATTTTGATTGATCGTTTGATGGCCAAAGTTGCAGAAGGCAAAGTTGAAGTCAGATGGAATCACACGCTTGATGAAGTCACAGGCGACGATTCTGGCGTGACGGGCATCAACATTAAAGCCGCCGATGGCAGCATTAGCGCGGTGCCAGTCCATGGCGTGTTTATCGCGATCGGTCACAAGCCAAATACCAGCATCTTTGAAGGTCAGTTGGAGATGAAGAACGGTTACATCATCACCAAGATGGGTAACGAAGGTATGGCAACTGCGACCAATGTTGCGGGCGTATTCGCAGCGGGTGACGTGCAAGATCATATCTATCGCCAAGCGATTACCAGCGCGGGCACTGGCTGTATGGCCGCACTAGACGCGCAACGCTACCTCGAAGGCGAAGCACACTAAATTTGCACCGCACTTTAGTGCGCGTTCGATTGCAAAAAAGGAAAAACGGCCAAGCCTGTTCGCACTAGCTTGGCTTGTTTTTTATCACTGTTTGATTTTGTTTTCACATTGAGACTATGGCTGGTTCTCTCAAATCATTGGCTGATTTACAGCAAGTCAGTAAGCAACTAAAAGCACAACAAGAACTGCGCGCCAAGCAAGAGGCTGAACGCAAAGCACGCGAAAAACAGGCTGCTTTGGAAGCCAATCTATTTCGTAATACAGTCGGTGAAGTGCAAGCCCTGAAATCCAAGAATGTGGCAAATCACCACCCACAACCGCCCAAACCAGCACCGATCCCCTATCAATATTTGGCAGACGAAAAAGCCGCTTTTCAAGAATCGATCTCGGATGAATTTGACGCGGCCAGTTTGCTCGACTCCGACGAAAACCTTAGCTACACGCGTCCTGGTGTTGGTATCGACGTCGCCAAGAAACTACGCCAAGGTGAATGGACCATTCAAGCGCAACTCGACCTCCACGGGATGCGCCGCGACCAAGCACGCGACAACCTCGGCGAATTCATTCGTCGCTGTGTCCGCAATGGTTACCGTTGCGTACGCGTGATCCATGGTAAAGGCCTAGGCTCGGTCAACAAAGAGCCCGTGTTGAAGAACAAAGTCAGGAATTGGCTCATTCAAAAGGAAGAAGTGATCGCCTTTAGCCAAGCCACGGCAGCCGATGGTGGTGCTGGTGCGCTGATCGTCCTACTCCGTTCCAGCTAAGAATTCTAATGGAGCTCAGGTGAAATTTCGCCTATTCCGTTTTGAAAAAATCAATAAAAGCGCGCAACTTCATCGGCAATTGCGCCCGACT encodes the following:
- the trxB gene encoding thioredoxin-disulfide reductase — translated: MSTTKHAHVLILGSGPAGYSAAVYAARANLKPVLITGVEQGGQLMTTTDVENWPADPNGVQGPELMQRFLQHAERFNTEIIFDYIHTAKLTEKPIRLIGDQGEYTCDSLIIATGASAQYLGLPSEEAFMGKGVSACATCDGFFYRGKEVAVVGGGNTAVEEALYLSNIASKVTVIHRRDKFRAEAILIDRLMAKVAEGKVEVRWNHTLDEVTGDDSGVTGINIKAADGSISAVPVHGVFIAIGHKPNTSIFEGQLEMKNGYIITKMGNEGMATATNVAGVFAAGDVQDHIYRQAITSAGTGCMAALDAQRYLEGEAH
- a CDS encoding Smr/MutS family protein, with the protein product MAGSLKSLADLQQVSKQLKAQQELRAKQEAERKAREKQAALEANLFRNTVGEVQALKSKNVANHHPQPPKPAPIPYQYLADEKAAFQESISDEFDAASLLDSDENLSYTRPGVGIDVAKKLRQGEWTIQAQLDLHGMRRDQARDNLGEFIRRCVRNGYRCVRVIHGKGLGSVNKEPVLKNKVRNWLIQKEEVIAFSQATAADGGAGALIVLLRSS